In Portunus trituberculatus isolate SZX2019 chromosome 36, ASM1759143v1, whole genome shotgun sequence, one DNA window encodes the following:
- the LOC123513741 gene encoding uncharacterized protein LOC123513741 isoform X3, with translation MREEAVSPRQRLVQAKQKIKTWEGEYKATYGCAPDREAMAQAPEDIRHAYKTYRYYRKVAENSSLSGVKKNTGGDKEALKRSSGDLASHVSCDLDSTQGSAGQEVVAGAPDPAEVLGKDSDMCSAGERKDVSESLCKSQGSQVTTTPTHSKPAAKFANNLGNTWGKHLNKSNYRPPAKEKHVQKETSLYSKMAENLRAKSTIKMRKSLSRTSSLSRPQSRPLLSRSFSQPSAGSESNGASSDSRLSCNSDFSCDKGKAIEEETSQETTITTTTTTTTTTTTTTTSVDNNEVFTPTFDGTGDELRPLSVFDALEPTCNTTFGSSYKGTSVASRPLGILDTMEANASTTPPAHTNISKPNSVSALGMMEMESLEKAPKFHEISGNTRAPIIQPISVLSALGKTRTSSLVGVKKRASLNLGWVARCTGTPLQDTIASEQTMPQDSWKMKLIDKDWSEDNDKNEEPQECPPVAQDNEELTPAKPVKNTTRAAKNPRKKAANNTASKRPKKKVDPAPPTQSKAGRVLRTRSTRNAAKPNYADVSDDEVDSVGGSSSQGGKGRECFADEDELWQDSGERDELDEKFEVEENIYNFVDEEMGNFESEPAAEAVCVRKRKKETIEELEEKGKIQCQWPPPKKKRIARKKAVGGGRMKKPGKENSPKIKMTPKPRPVRKRKKIEPEEEEEEDEEEVDSPAISLQPSNPMPSLDYDETEDIESHGTKATKARGMYLTGEERMMKKISSGTVNNNFVRINLKKKVFVRGKKTMTGGKYRRQEWKKKQMMKSAESGNAVAMKNLTCFKCGDFGHWARMCPGKRGDNLTPLENYDENESTFLSLEEAASMALGIKKVDSEKPVSKLYPSAQESENVGDSTSAIGDAVDTSITSIPIPESQEQPGDPEEKEETVMNGEIDPKEKEETAMNGEIDAKEKEETAMNGEIATEEENKTIKGEEALPENTNKESTPDREGDTVGESQNSDTQQTSIEAEYDFRDSDDDIFGSLEETDYTALEQESANSTPSTQSTTDVPPTSIPPSQNTYWQERPTVEPLYSLNDGELIATPEEVHEALQMFGYPSFRPGQEEAVMRILSGQSTLLVLSTGSGKSLCYQLPAYLYSKHRSPCITLCVSPLVSLMEDQTMRLPRFLKAVCLHTHQNQSQRSQAITAIHSRAAHILLVSPEAVVASRTGGVLGTLLKELPPVAFACLDEAHCVSEWSHNFRPSYLRVCQVLRERLGVKTILGLTATARTATAVSIARHLLISDFSTGVIRGTSVPDNLQLSVSRDRNREEALVTLLRGDRFAECSSIIIYCTRRDECERVATLIRTQLLDPSRVDVKSNLKRSRGLSFDAEAYHAGLSSHRRQQVQKKFMSGKLRIVVATVAFGMGIDKSDVRGIIHFNMPRNVESYVQEIGRAGRDGKEAHCHLFLDDQDGRDIQELKRHIFANSLDRHTIRKLLSKIFKPCTCAKLKSLSSDGHDKGGDTSSNLLSSPGCSSSMVEDNGMVSTGSSSDPFSVATTSSTCPKHEVAIPISTVVEELDLPEENLETLLCYLELHQKDLIRINSHVYANCSVSCYRGPRQLVAISRKCPPLAIAIALERQKGTDFSRSNSVTFPVVEVASRMGWNSKIVKRELKQLEWNTQDLKRGGKVQRSGVMVEMTDLSFHLEARGDLSDDECDQVLDAVYRRTQVQEQDQLRQLHYTYQLLRSVSHSTILFCCDSIDEERCSRLRTELREYFRCSKVLSEVHIDDKASVKPEVECGIRSSVRSFLSTYEDQQWTGRAVARVFHGIGSPNYPTETWGRVRRYWRQLLNTDFNVLVSIATQEILRCK, from the exons ATGAGGGAGGAGGCCGTGTCTCCGAGGCAGCGGCTGGTGCAGGCCAAACAGAAGATCAAG ACATGGGAGGGAGAGTACAAGGCCACCTATGGCTGCGCCCCAGACCGGGAGGCCATGGCCCAGGCCCCAGAAGATATTAGGCATGCATACAAGACCTACCGCTACTACCGAAAGGTGGCAGAGAACTCTTCCTTATCTGGAGTCAAGAAAAACACAGGCGGTGACAAGGAGGCCTTGAAACGCTCCTCAGGTGACTTGGCCAGCCATGTATCATGTGATTTGGACAGTACTCAGGGTAGTGCAGGGCAGGAGGTGGTGGCTGGTGCTCCTGACCCTGCTGAAGTGCTTGGTAAAGACTCTGACATGTGTTCTGcgggggaaagaaaagatgttaGTGAAAGTTTATGTAAGAGTCAAGGCTCACAAGTCACCACAACACCCACCCATTCCAAACCAGCTGCTAAGTTTGCTAATAATTTAGGCAACACTTGGGGAAAACATTTGAATAAGAGTAACTATCGTCCACCGGCAAAGGAGAAGCACGTACAGAAGGAGACGTCCCTGTACAGTAAGATGGCCGAGAATCTTCGAGCTAAGAGTACCATTAAGATGAGGAAGTCTCTGAGTAGGACATCCAGCCTGAGCAGACCCCAGAGCAGGCCTTTGCTGTCACGGTCCTTCTCTCAGCCAAGTGCCGGCAGTGAAAGTAATGGTGCCTCTAGTGACTCAAGGCTCAGTTGTAACAGTGACTTCAGTTGTGATAAAGGAAAAGCCATTGAAGAAGAAACCTCACAGGaaacgaccatcaccaccaccaccaccaccaccaccaccaccaccaccaccactacctctgtAGATAACAATGAAGTGTTTACCCCAACTTTTGATGGCACTGGTGATGAGTTGAGACCATTGAGTGTATTTGATGCCCTGGAGCCTACCTGCAATACAACATTCGGTTCAAGTTACAAAGGTACAAGTGTAGCATCAAGACCATTAGGTATACTTGACACAATGGAGGCTAATGCCAGTACAActccacctgcacacaccaacaTCAGTAAGCCAAATTCAGTAAGTGCCTTAGGTATGATGGAAATGGAGTCTCTTGAAAAGGCTCCAAAATTCCACGAGATCTCAGGCAATACAAGGGCACCAATCATTCAGCCCATCAGTGTTCTGTCTGCTTTGGGCAAGACACGCACCTCAAGCCTCGTTGGTGTCAAGAAGAGGGCGTCACTCAACCTTGGGTGGGTGGCTCGCTGCACAGGGACCCCCTTGCAGGACACCATCGCCAGTGAACAGACTATGCCTCAGGACAGCTGGAAGATGAAGCTGATTGACAAAGATTGGTCTgaggataatgataaaaatgaagaaccCCAGGAATGTCCACCAGTTGCACAAGATAATGAGGAATTAACACCTGCTAAGCCTGTTAAAAACACCACTAGGGCTGCCAAGAATCCCAGGAAGAAGGCTGCAAACAACACTGCTTCTAAGAGACCTAAAAAGAAAGTGGATCCTGCTCCGCCAACACAAAGCAAAGCAGGAAGGGTGTTGAGGACGAGGAGTACAAGAAATGCTGCAAAACCCAACTATGCTGACGTTAGTGATGATGAAGTGGACAGTGTTGGTGGCAGCTCTtcacagggagggaagggaagagaatgctTTGCAGATGAGGATGAACTGTGGCAGGACTCAGGTGAAAGGGACGAATTAGATGAGAAATTTGAAgttgaagaaaatatttataactTTGTGGATGAAGAAATGGGCAACTTTGAATCGGAACCAGCAGCCGAGGCAGTctgtgtgagaaagagaaagaaggagactaTAGAGGAgctagaggagaaaggaaagattcaGTGTCAGTGGCCACCtccaaaaaagaagagaatagcaAGGAAGAAGGCAGTGGGTGGTGGCAGAATGAAGAAACCTGGCAAAGAAAACTCAcccaaaataaaaatgacaccTAAACCAAGACCagttaggaaaagaaagaaaatagagcctgaggaggaagaggaggaagatgaagaagaagtagaCTCACCTGCCATATCACTACAGCCATCAAACCCCATGCCAAGCCTTGATTATGATGAGACAGAAGACATCGAGTCTCACGGCACCAAGGCCACCAAGGCGAGAGGGATGTACCTGACTGGTGAAGAGCGCATGATGAAGAAGATTTCCTCTGGCACCGTCAACAACAACTTTGTACGCATCAACCTCAAGAAGAAAGTGTTTGTTCGGGGCAAGAAGACGATGACTGGCGGGAAGTACAGGAGGcaggagtggaagaagaagcagatgaTGAAGAGTGCTGAGAGTGGCAATGCTGTGGCCATGAAGAACCTGACCTGCTTCAAGTGTGGGGATTTCGGACACTGGGCCAGGATGTGTCCCGGGAAGAGAGGCGACAATCTAACGCCACTCgaaaattatgatgaaaatgaaTCAACGTTCCTCAGTTTAGAAGAAGCTGCCTCCATGGCCCTGGGCATCAAGAAGGTAGACTCTGAGAAGCCGGTTAGCAAGTTGTACCCGTCAGCTCAAGAGTCAGAGAATGTTGGTGACAGTACAAGTGCGATAGGTGATGCAGTAGACACGAGTATTACAAGCATACCTATACCTGAGTCACAAGAACAACCTGGAGATcctgaggagaaggaagagacagtaATGAATG GTGAAATTGATcctaaggagaaggaagagacagcaATGAATGGTGAAATTGATgctaaggagaaggaagagacagcaATGAATGGTGAAATagcaacagaagaggaaaataaaacaattaaaggTGAAGAAGCATTACCAGAAAACACTAATAAAGAGAGCACACCTGACAGAGAAGGAGACACAGTAGGTGAAAGTCAGAACTCCGACACTCAACAGACCAGCATTGAAGCAGAGTATGACTTCAGAGATTCTGACGACGACATCTTTGGCAGCTTGGAGGAAACAGACTATACAGCACTGGAGCAGGAATCAGCCAACAGCACACCAAGTACACAAAGCACCACAGATGTCCCTCCCACAAGCATCCCTCCATCACAGAACACATACTGGCAGGAGAGGCCCACAGTGGAGCCTCTGTACTCTCTGAATGATGGGGAGCTCATTGCCACGCCTGAGGAGGTGCACGAGGCCCTTCAGATGTTTGGCTACCCATCGTTCAGACCCGGCCAGGAGGAGGCTGTCATGAGAATCCTATCTGGCCAGTCCACCCTTCTTGTCCTCTCCACTGGGTCAGGCAAGAGTTTGTGCTACCAGCTTCCAGCCTACTTGTACTCAAAGCATCGCTCGCCCTGCATCACGCTCTGTGTCTCCCCTCTTGTGTCTCTCATGGAGGACCAGACAATGAGACTTCCAAGGTTTCTGAAAGCTGtctgcctccacacacaccagaaTCAATCCCAGCGGTCTCAAGCCATCACAGCAATACACTCCAGGGCTGCCCACATCCTCCTGGTGTCCCCCGAGGCTGTGGTGGCCAGTCGCACTGGCGGAGTACTGGGCACGCTCCTCAAAGAGCTTCCTCCCGTGGCCTTTGCTTGTCTGGACGAGGCTCACTGTGTGTCTGAATGGTCGCACAACTTCCGGCCTTCCTACTTGAGGGTTTGTCAGGTCCTGCGAGAGAGGCTTGGAGTCAAAACTATTCTGGGACTCACCGCTACAGCTCGCACTGCCACAGCAGTGAGCATTGCACGGCACCTGCTCATCTCAGACTTCAGTACGGGCGTCATTCGTGGTACCAGTGTACCAGACAACCTGCAGCTGTCTGTGTCTCGGGACCGCAACCGAGAGGAGGCCCTGGTGACACTGCTGCGGGGGGACAGGTTTGCAGAGTGCAGCTCCATCATCATCTACTGCACCAGGCGGGATGAGTGTGAGCGCGTGGCCACACTCATCAGGACGCAGCTTCTCGATCCTTCAAGAGTGGATGTCAAGAGCAACCTGAAGAGGAGCAGGGGCCTGTCCTTTGATGCAGAGGCTTACCACGCCGGCCTCAGCTCACACCGCAGACAGCAGGTGCAGAAAAAGTTCATGTCAGGCAAGCTGAGGATAGTTGTGGCCACTGTGGCATTCGGGATGGGCATAGACAAGTCGGACGTGCGGGGCATCATTCACTTCAACATGCCCCGGAATGTGGAGAGTTATGTGCAGGAGATTGGCCGGGCAGGGCGAGACGGCAAGGAGGCTCACTGCCACCTCTTCCTTGATGACCAAGACGGAAGGGACATCCAGGAGCTCAAGAGGCACATCTTTGCAAACTCACTGGACCGACACACCATCAGGAAGCTTCTTAGTAAGATATTCAAGCCCTGTACTTGTGCTAAGCTGAAAAGTCTGAGTTCAGATGGACATGACAAAGGTGGTGATACATCCTCAAATCTCCTGTCCTCTCCAGGATGCTCTTCTTCCATGGTTGAAGATAATGGAATGGTGAGCACAGGCAGCTCATCTGACCCGTTCTCTGTGGCCACTACTTCATCAACTTGTCCCAAGCATGAAGTTGCAATTCCTATAAGTACAGTGGTGGAGGAATTAGATCTTCCTGAGGAGAATCTGGAGACTCTTCTATGTTACCTAGAGCTTCACCAGAAGGATCTCATTCGTATCAACTCGCATGTGTATGCCAACTGCAGTGTGTCCTGCTATCGGGGTCCTCGCCAGCTGGTGGCCATCAGCCGGAAGTGTCCCCCGCTGGCCATAGCCATTGCCCTGGAGCGCCAAAAGGGAACAGACTTCAGCAGGAGCAACAGCGTGACCTTCCCTGTGGTGGAGGTTGCCTCTCGCATGGGGTGGAACAGCAAGATAGTGAAGAGGGAACTGAAGCAATTGGAGTGGAACACGCAGGACcttaagagaggagggaaggtgcaGCGGTCTGGTGTCATGGTGGAGATGACCGACCTCTCCTTCCACCTGGAGGCTAGGGGTGACCTGAGCGACGATGAGTGCGACCAAGTGCTGGACGCCGTGTACCGCAGGACACAAGTGCAGGAGCAGGACCAACTGCGCCAGCTGCACTACACCTACCAGCTGCTGCGCTCTGTCTCCCACAGCACAATCTTGTTCTGCTGCGACTCCATCGATGAGGAGCGTTGCAGCAGACTGAGAACGGAGCTCAGGGAATACTTCAGGTGCAGCAAGGTGTTGTCAGAGGTTCACATTGACGACAAGGCAAGTGTGAAGCCTGAGGTGGAGTGTGGCATTAGGAGCAGTGTGcgctccttcctctccacctatGAGGACCAGCAATGGACGGGCAGGGCGGTGGCAAGGGTGTTCCATGGCATTGGGTCTCCTAACTATCCCACTGAGACCTGGGGCCGCGTGAGGAGGTACTGGCGGCAACTCCTCAACACAGACTTTAATGTCCTGGTGAGCATTGCCACGCAGGAAATACTGAGGTGTAAATAG